The following are encoded together in the Populus trichocarpa isolate Nisqually-1 chromosome 5, P.trichocarpa_v4.1, whole genome shotgun sequence genome:
- the LOC18098912 gene encoding probable RNA helicase SDE3, whose translation METIRKDNWDDEYSIIRDKGEIGFIDFEDDKSVCNYDPATEGPIVISIPFPFVRGKPQTILVGEISKCAITIANTTSDPMELWGVRIFCSNPTDSFTLSLKEPPSANSNAEKLYGFLEGYSLEDRVLQPHDTLTVWLSCKPKEMGLHTSVVYFDAGDDRIERVVFLLAEDNVSRSLAPNRPFSKTPRRKQFVVDEHVVSPRPARATTHGFKYKLPQFPIPSNLIELLQNKQVPDVIMEDLSMGTYAAFFSILVVMEELHLEEEMRCHNMECVNMRRKGSQFLALEVPGLAERRPSLVNGDHVFVKLENAPDSNAYQGCIYRVEADEVLLKFSNNLLTHHRNGNLYNIRFTYNRVNMRRLYQAVQAAEGLEHDLLFPSESTKRRLIKTPGFVPFNNSLNQEQIRSVEMILGCEGAPPYVIYGPPGTGKTMTLVEAMLQIYATRKNDRILVCAASNSAADHVLEKLISNDDAKVKENQIFRLNASSRSYEDVHPDHIRFCYFDESIFKCPPLRALVQYRIIISTYMSSSLLYAEGVSSGHFSHIFLDESGQASEPESMVPIANFCSRETVIVLAGDPQQLGPVIYSKDAKAFGLGKSYLERLFECEPYRNGDEGFVIKLVRNYRCHAAILDLPSKLFYKGELLACKEDTSSSISSIVDFLPNKEFPVLFFGIQGFDERERNNPSWFNRIEASKVVEVINKLRASGDLDEADIGVITPYRQQVLKIKKVLENWELSDVKVGSVEQFQGQEREVIIVSTVRSTIKHNDFDRTYRLGFLSNPKRFNVAITRARSLLIIVGNPHIVSQDPCWEKLLWFCADNNSYKGCPLPERQSSACEEPIPKRNSISELENSCHSRVREWFQSLDEEVPQITQIVSDAAEGSGCRK comes from the exons ATGGAGACAATCAGAAAGGATAATTGGGATGACGAATACTCCATCATCAGGGACAAGGGTGAGATTGGGTTCATTGATTTTGAGGATGACAAATCTGTCTGCAACTATGATCCTGCCACTGAAGGACCAATCGTTATATCTATCCCATTTCCCTTTGTGCGAGGGAAGCCCCAGACCATTCTTGTAGGTGAAATTTCAAAATGTGCGATTACAATAGCAAACACCACAAGTGATCCCATGGAGCTTTGGGGAGTTAGGATATTCTGCTCAAATCCTACAGACTCGTTTACTTTGTCTTTGAAAGAACCTCCATCTGCAAACTCGAATGCAGAAAAATTATATGGTTTCTTGGAGGGATATTCCCTCGAGGACAGAGTACTTCAGCCGCATGATACACTTACCGTTTGGTTATCTTGCAAACCAAAGGAAATGGGGTTGCACACATCTGTGGTATATTTTGATGCAGGTGATGATAGGATTGAACgcgttgtttttcttttggctgAAGACAATGTCTCCCGTTCTCTGGCTCCCAACAGACCATTTTCAAAAACACcaagaagaaaacaatttgTAGTTGATGAGCACGTGGTTTCCCCGCGTCCTGCCAGGGCAACAACTCATGGATTTAAGTATAAGCTTCCTCAATTTCCAATACCCAGTAATCTCATAGAGTTATTGCAGAATAAGCAAGTCCCTGATGTTATCATGGAAGATTTGAGTATGGGGACCTATGCTGCATTCTTCAGTATATTGGTAGTAATGGAAGAGCTACATCTAGAG GAAGAAATGAGGTGCCATAACATGGAGTGTGTTAACATGAGAAGGAAGGGGTCTCAATTTTTGGCTCTCGAGGTCCCTGGGCTGGCTGAACGAAGGCCTTCACTTGTGAATGGTGATCATGTTTTTGTGAAGCTTGAAAATGCACCTGACAGCAATGCATATCAG GGATGCATTTACCGAGTTGAGGCTGATGAAGTGCTTTTGAAATTTTCCAACAATCTTCTTACCCATCACCGGAATGGAAACTTATATAATATTCGATTTACATATAATAGGGTGAATATGAGGAGGTTGTATCAAGCTGTGCAAGCAGCAGAGGGCTTAGAGCATGATCTTCTATTTCCATCTGAATCAACCAAAAGGAGACTGATCAAGACACCTGGGTTCGTGCCTTTTAATAATAGTCTCAATCAGGAGCAGATACGTTCTGTTGAGATGATCCTTGGCTGTGAAGGTGCTCCTCCCTATGTCATTTATGGGCCTCCAGGTACTGGTAAAACAATGACCTTGGTGGAAGCAATGTTGCAAATATATGCAACAAGAAAGAATGATCGAATTCTTGTGTGTGCTGCTTCGAACAGTGCAGCAGATCACGTATTAGAAAAACTCATTAGCAATGATGATGCTAAAGTCAAAGAGAATCAGATCTTTAGGCTAAACGCAAGTAGCCGTTCTTATGAAGACGTTCACCCTGATCATATCCGCTTTTGCTATTTTGACGAATCCATTTTCAAATGTCCTCCTCTCAGGGCCTTGGTACAATACAGGATCATTATTTCTACGTATATGAGTTCATCCCTACTGTACGCAGAAGGTGTCAGCAGTGGCCATTTCTCTCATATCTTCTTAGATGAATCTGGCCAGGCTTCAGAACCAGAAAGCATGGTTCCTATAGCTAACTTTTGCAGCAGGGAAACTGTCATTGTTCTAGCAGGTGACCCACAGCAACTAGGTCCTGTCATATATTCCAAAGATGCTAAGGCTTTTGGGTTGGGAAAATCTTATCTTGAAAGGCTGTTTGAATGTGAACCTTACAGAAATGGTGATGAAggttttgtaataaaattagtgAGGAATTATCGATGTCATGCAGCAATTCTAGACCTGCCATCAAAACTTTTCTATAAAGGGGAGTTGCTTGCATGTAAAGAAGATACCTCTTCCTCCATTAGTTCTATTGTGGATTTTCTTCCTAATAAAGAATTTCCTGTTTTATTCTTTGGAATTCAAGGCTTCGAcgagagagaaagaaacaatCCTTCATGGTTTAACAGAATTGAGGCCAGCAAGGTTGTTGAAGTTATCAACAAGCTCAGAGCAAGTGGAGATCTAGATGAGGCAGATATAGGAGTAATAACACCTTATCGGCAGCAGGTCCTGAAGATCAAAAAGGTACTTGAAAATTGGGAATTGTCGGATGTTAAGGTTGGGAGTGTTGAACAGTTTCAGGGACAGGAGAGAGAGGTCATTATCGTATCTACAGTAAGGTCAACTATAAAGCACAATGACTTTGACAGAACTTACCGTCTGGGGTTTCTTAGTAACCCAAAGAGATTTAATGTTGCAATTACCCGAGCCAGATCCTTGCTTATCATTGTTGGGAATCCACACATAGTCAGCCAG GATCCTTGCTGGGAAAAGCTTTTGTGGTTTTGTGCCGACAATAACTCCTACAAAGGCTGCCCTTTACCTGAAAGGCAATCCTCTGCATGTGAAGAGCCTATCccgaaaagaaattcaattagtGAATTAGAGAACTCATGCCATTCAAGAGTTAGGGAATGGTTTCAATCACTTGATGAAGAGGTTCCACAGATTACACAGATTGTCTCCGACGCAGCTGAGGGGTCTGGCTGCCGGAAATAA